A single genomic interval of Granulicella tundricola MP5ACTX9 harbors:
- a CDS encoding SH3 domain-containing protein: MSFGLAGGLLLAGCSRFHEKPNEHYVFVTSKQGYLRDRVAAVSNRTAQVGNGDRLKVLDHARHFVKVQTDKGAIGWIEEKAVATPEVADEFDALKEEHKNDPAVASAVVRDTVYLHVKPGRDAEKFYLLAEGEKLKMLKRATLVKAVTQMTAAKAQKAIPQASGTNAARKGGVAEIVAAEAPAPPAMEDWWLVTDSQGHTGWIFSRMIDVDAPDSLTRYSEGQRFVGAYILTTVHDEGAPTDQKDIPEYVTVSSPYKAGLPYDFDQVRVFTWSMTHHRYETAFRDKNIEGYLPVTIGKMKDAYGKTPIAAMELPSYSYKVLSADAPAVVPDVATGAMVPGKTVTKAYRLEGNIVRRMGAPGSTAGEQLARPVAEDEKKGKKKRR, encoded by the coding sequence TTGAGTTTTGGGCTGGCGGGCGGTTTGCTGCTGGCGGGGTGCTCTCGTTTTCACGAGAAGCCGAATGAGCATTATGTGTTCGTCACGTCCAAGCAGGGGTATCTGCGGGACCGGGTGGCGGCGGTGTCCAACCGGACGGCGCAGGTGGGCAACGGCGACCGGTTGAAGGTGCTGGACCACGCGCGGCACTTTGTGAAGGTGCAGACGGATAAGGGCGCGATCGGGTGGATCGAGGAGAAGGCGGTGGCGACGCCGGAGGTGGCGGACGAGTTCGACGCGCTGAAGGAAGAGCATAAGAACGATCCGGCGGTGGCTTCGGCGGTGGTGCGCGACACCGTTTATCTGCATGTGAAGCCGGGGCGCGACGCCGAAAAGTTCTACCTGCTGGCCGAGGGCGAGAAGCTCAAGATGCTGAAGCGCGCCACGCTGGTGAAGGCCGTGACGCAGATGACGGCGGCCAAGGCGCAGAAGGCGATTCCGCAGGCTTCCGGGACGAATGCCGCTCGTAAGGGTGGGGTAGCGGAGATTGTGGCGGCTGAGGCTCCTGCACCTCCGGCGATGGAGGACTGGTGGCTGGTGACGGACTCGCAGGGTCATACGGGGTGGATCTTTTCACGGATGATCGATGTGGATGCGCCGGACTCGCTGACGCGGTACTCCGAGGGGCAGCGGTTTGTGGGGGCTTACATCCTGACGACGGTGCATGATGAAGGCGCGCCGACCGACCAGAAGGACATTCCGGAGTATGTGACGGTTTCTAGTCCTTACAAGGCAGGGCTGCCGTATGACTTCGACCAGGTGCGGGTGTTTACGTGGAGCATGACGCATCATCGGTATGAGACGGCGTTCCGGGATAAGAATATTGAGGGGTATCTGCCGGTGACGATCGGCAAGATGAAGGATGCGTATGGGAAGACGCCGATTGCGGCGATGGAGCTTCCTTCCTATAGCTACAAGGTGCTGAGTGCGGACGCTCCGGCGGTGGTTCCGGATGTGGCTACGGGGGCGATGGTTCCGGGGAAGACGGTTACGAAGGCGTATCGGCTGGAAGGGAATATCGTGCGGCGGATGGGGGCCCCGGGGAGTACGGCGGGGGAACAGTTGGCGAGGCCGGTGGCGGAGGATGAGAAGAAGGGAAAGAAGAAGAGGCGGTGA
- a CDS encoding lactonase family protein, translating to MSKRVLARVMAAAGVSAVALLSGCSGFFVPETTTTTGSTGTSSGDYVYIVNQTSDTLSGLVVGTSTLTGATGSPYGLTQGLTPSSVAVTRANTFVYVGGAGAIEFFSIGTGGALTLQNSAAASAAANFVSMDTSPDGQWLLALDSITDSLYVFGINSTTGALTLTAQASYSLAANANAAVPKMVRLSPNGAYVFLALGAAGDVILPFVTSNGSLGTTEQALALPSGFSDNAVAIDANSAFVYFARGGTNAGTSGVASYSLGTGGLLTAVQTLAVSGDAPYSILLDATGTYAYTANRGDGTVSGFSIASGTLKALTGSPYKSGTLATALVEDNSKKYVIAGAFGASPDLTMYSFDTTTAGQLDSAGTFASGTDPAGVFALAATH from the coding sequence ATGAGCAAGAGGGTTTTGGCGCGGGTTATGGCGGCTGCGGGTGTGAGTGCGGTTGCATTGCTGAGTGGGTGTAGTGGATTTTTTGTCCCTGAAACGACGACTACGACGGGGAGCACTGGGACGAGCAGTGGGGACTATGTGTATATCGTGAACCAGACGAGCGACACGTTGAGCGGGTTGGTGGTGGGAACAAGTACGCTGACCGGGGCCACGGGATCGCCGTATGGGTTGACGCAGGGGCTGACGCCTTCCTCTGTAGCGGTGACACGAGCGAATACGTTTGTCTATGTGGGTGGAGCGGGTGCGATCGAGTTCTTTTCCATTGGGACGGGCGGAGCTCTGACGCTGCAGAACTCGGCCGCGGCCAGCGCTGCGGCGAACTTTGTGTCGATGGATACATCCCCGGACGGGCAGTGGCTGCTGGCGCTGGATTCCATCACGGATTCGCTCTATGTGTTCGGGATCAATTCAACTACGGGTGCGCTGACATTGACTGCGCAGGCGTCGTACTCGCTGGCTGCGAACGCGAATGCGGCGGTCCCGAAGATGGTTCGACTGTCTCCGAATGGAGCGTACGTGTTCCTGGCATTGGGAGCGGCCGGAGATGTAATTCTTCCATTTGTGACGTCCAATGGGTCGCTGGGTACGACGGAGCAGGCGCTGGCGCTGCCAAGCGGTTTCAGCGACAACGCAGTTGCGATCGACGCGAACAGTGCGTTTGTATACTTTGCTCGCGGCGGCACGAATGCGGGTACGAGCGGGGTGGCGTCCTACAGCCTGGGAACAGGAGGGTTGTTGACGGCGGTGCAGACGCTGGCGGTTTCCGGGGATGCGCCTTATTCGATCCTGCTGGATGCCACGGGAACGTACGCGTATACGGCGAACCGTGGGGATGGAACGGTTTCAGGGTTCTCCATTGCGAGTGGAACGCTCAAGGCTTTGACGGGCTCGCCGTACAAGAGCGGGACGCTGGCCACGGCTCTGGTGGAGGACAACAGCAAAAAATACGTGATTGCGGGAGCCTTTGGCGCAAGTCCCGACCTGACGATGTACAGCTTCGACACGACCACAGCGGGACAGTTGGATTCGGCAGGGACCTTTGCAAGCGGGACGGACCCGGCAGGCGTATTTGCGTTGGCGGCGACGCATTGA
- the nadB gene encoding L-aspartate oxidase has product MELFDFVVVGGGIAGLSAVVRLAGAGRVLCVTKESFAESNTAYAQGGIAVAMGGSEDVSLHLADTIAAGDGLVNAAAAKVLVEQGPRRVEELLGWGTEFDRAVGGELLRTREGAHSLSRILHANGDATGREIARALLKYVQGLKNVELRDWTVTVDLMVEKGRVEGVVLLDKAGTLARVGARAVMIASGGAGQVYSDTTNPAVATGDGIAMAYRAGAAVEDMEFYQFHPTAFAMDGAPRFLMSEALRGEGAVLINAAGERFMPAIHPMAELAPRDVVARAITREGLNGPVYLDMRGVTEIDLKARFPGISAFLAGYGLSLAKDLIPVRPAAHYLMGGIKTDVWGKSSLQGLYAAGEAACTGVHGANRLASNSLLEGLVFGVLAAESMVKEQGSGGKVEAAGEVVKAGGSDEGVEEWIAELRAIMWENAGLLRDSAGLKRGQARLDGMFRRMPRGVTRRQLEARNLYALAGVMVESALGREESRGAHFRSDFPEKGPIARHSVMERGRLRFE; this is encoded by the coding sequence ATGGAATTGTTTGATTTTGTGGTGGTTGGTGGTGGGATTGCGGGCCTGAGTGCTGTGGTTCGGTTGGCTGGGGCAGGGCGGGTGCTTTGCGTGACCAAGGAGAGCTTTGCGGAATCGAATACGGCTTATGCGCAGGGTGGGATTGCCGTTGCGATGGGTGGAAGCGAGGATGTTTCGCTGCATCTTGCGGACACGATTGCGGCTGGGGATGGGCTGGTGAATGCGGCGGCGGCGAAGGTGCTGGTGGAGCAGGGACCGAGGCGGGTGGAAGAGCTGCTGGGGTGGGGGACGGAGTTCGACCGGGCAGTGGGTGGGGAGTTGCTCAGGACGCGGGAGGGGGCGCACTCTCTTTCGCGGATACTTCATGCAAACGGCGACGCTACGGGGCGGGAGATCGCGCGGGCACTGCTGAAGTATGTGCAAGGGTTAAAGAATGTTGAGCTTAGGGATTGGACTGTGACGGTCGATCTAATGGTGGAGAAGGGCCGCGTGGAGGGGGTGGTGCTGCTGGATAAGGCTGGGACGCTGGCTCGGGTGGGGGCTCGGGCGGTGATGATTGCAAGTGGTGGGGCGGGGCAGGTTTATTCGGATACGACGAATCCGGCGGTGGCTACGGGGGATGGGATCGCGATGGCGTACCGGGCAGGTGCGGCGGTGGAGGATATGGAGTTCTACCAGTTCCATCCGACGGCGTTTGCGATGGACGGGGCGCCTAGATTCCTTATGAGTGAAGCACTGAGGGGTGAGGGGGCGGTGCTGATCAATGCCGCGGGCGAGCGGTTTATGCCCGCGATCCACCCGATGGCGGAGCTTGCACCGCGGGATGTGGTGGCTCGGGCGATTACACGAGAGGGGCTGAACGGGCCGGTTTACCTGGATATGCGGGGGGTGACTGAGATCGACTTGAAGGCTCGTTTTCCGGGGATCTCTGCGTTTCTGGCGGGCTATGGGCTGAGTCTGGCGAAGGATCTGATTCCGGTGCGGCCGGCGGCGCATTATCTGATGGGTGGGATCAAGACGGATGTGTGGGGAAAGAGCTCATTGCAGGGGCTTTACGCGGCGGGGGAAGCGGCTTGCACGGGGGTGCATGGGGCGAATCGGCTGGCTAGTAATTCGCTGTTGGAAGGGCTGGTTTTTGGGGTTTTGGCGGCGGAATCCATGGTGAAGGAGCAGGGCTCTGGGGGTAAGGTTGAGGCGGCCGGCGAGGTGGTGAAGGCGGGTGGGAGTGATGAAGGGGTGGAGGAGTGGATCGCGGAGTTGAGGGCGATTATGTGGGAGAATGCTGGGCTTTTGCGGGATTCTGCCGGGTTGAAGAGGGGGCAGGCGAGGCTGGATGGGATGTTCCGGAGGATGCCAAGGGGGGTGACTCGGCGGCAGTTGGAGGCTCGAAATCTTTATGCGCTGGCGGGGGTGATGGTGGAATCGGCGCTGGGGCGTGAGGAGAGCCGGGGGGCTCATTTTCGGAGTGATTTCCCTGAAAAAGGCCCAATTGCAAGGCATTCAGTGATGGAACGGGGTCGATTGCGGTTTGAATAA
- a CDS encoding HigA family addiction module antitoxin, which translates to MAMLMTKRKPVGVGEMLVEEFLEPLGISQTELAARAGLPRKHVNELCRGRRSVTADTALILSRVFGNSADFWLNTQRRTDLWEALNTPKRLLRIERAKPISDRVSEKRVAVAG; encoded by the coding sequence ATGGCGATGTTGATGACGAAGAGAAAGCCCGTTGGTGTTGGGGAGATGCTGGTGGAAGAGTTTCTGGAGCCGCTGGGGATCTCGCAGACGGAGTTGGCGGCGCGGGCGGGGTTGCCGCGCAAACATGTCAATGAGCTATGCCGGGGACGCCGCTCCGTGACCGCGGATACGGCGTTGATCCTGAGCCGGGTGTTTGGCAACTCGGCCGATTTCTGGCTGAACACGCAGCGGCGAACCGATCTTTGGGAAGCGCTCAATACCCCTAAGCGGCTGCTACGGATTGAACGAGCGAAGCCGATTTCCGACAGGGTGTCTGAGAAGAGGGTTGCAGTGGCGGGATAA
- a CDS encoding type II toxin-antitoxin system RelE/ParE family toxin, protein MIETWRESWLREFFVNDVYSKKIPADLRDRLFRKLQLLDDASTDADLRVPPSNRFEHLSGKLEGFCSIRVNDKWRLIFQWSEGKATELCLDDHSYRS, encoded by the coding sequence ATGATTGAAACTTGGCGGGAGAGTTGGCTTCGCGAATTCTTCGTGAACGATGTGTATTCGAAGAAGATTCCGGCTGATCTGCGCGACAGGCTGTTTCGTAAGTTGCAGCTTCTTGACGATGCGAGCACCGATGCCGATCTTAGAGTGCCTCCGAGTAATCGGTTTGAACATCTGAGTGGAAAGCTGGAAGGCTTCTGCTCGATCCGGGTCAATGACAAGTGGCGATTGATCTTCCAGTGGAGCGAAGGTAAGGCGACCGAGCTGTGTTTAGATGATCATTCTTATCGTTCTTGA